The following coding sequences lie in one Flavobacterium sp. 20NA77.7 genomic window:
- a CDS encoding SLBB domain-containing protein → MNRFLFALFFIFYSLFSFSQDFLQDKDLSQFKSDQFSDEQLIQISKELKAKQMTLEQVEPLALAKGMSMNEFIKFKARIQALPQVSNEVKKDAPDNGVTKNDVVELAKKNMVVFGSELFTTKSLSFEPNQNMPTAPNYILGPGDQIELVLYGVQQFNHTSYISKNGTVNIPNVGDIFISGLTFEAAKSKLKKQISGIYSTLSSNSSKLSVSVANYRTILVTIIGAQQSGNYRLSAMSTVYNALHVAGGPNEIGSYRKIELIRNNKVIRQIDLYQFLTKGNQSDNISLEDNDIVRIPSYDARVVLEGEIKHPGIYELLGGESLQQIISYASGFTENAYKNRILVKQKTASELKVTDLNELTFAGYIPKSGDVINIDKILDRYENRVQIKGAVYRPGVYSLLPNQILTVKKLIEKADGLKENVYLQKASIVRQKEDLTKEYISINLQAAINEKPEANLALQKEDVLLIFYNQELLDSYKISIDGEVRSPGSYAHAAGMSLYDLLLEAEYFTDKAASKITIYRNKKDPNFNPNDLEKIVSFDLNVDPKNPEVAEKFLLEPLDHVVVRRIVTYETPQMVNFSGEILYPGNYAITKKEEHFLEFLNRTGGLTDEADSRAIKITRNGLNIPIDWEGISRKPKSSINLILEPGDLVTVPKKKQTVIVSGNVMFDTEVPYKKGKSLKYYLKNAGGTSDKGWLKKVYVVHANGSASSSSSFLGFRSYPKILPGSKIIVPEKPEKSKMTTGEIIGISSILTSLAGILLAVFK, encoded by the coding sequence ATGAATCGTTTCTTATTTGCATTATTTTTTATCTTCTATTCTCTATTTTCTTTTAGTCAAGATTTTTTACAAGATAAAGATTTGAGCCAATTTAAGTCAGATCAATTTTCTGACGAACAACTAATTCAAATAAGTAAAGAACTTAAAGCAAAACAAATGACTTTAGAGCAAGTAGAGCCGCTTGCATTAGCTAAAGGCATGTCTATGAATGAATTCATAAAATTTAAAGCCAGAATACAAGCGCTTCCCCAAGTTTCAAATGAAGTAAAAAAAGACGCTCCAGATAACGGTGTTACAAAAAATGATGTTGTTGAATTAGCTAAAAAAAACATGGTAGTTTTTGGTTCTGAATTATTTACCACCAAGAGTTTGTCTTTTGAACCTAATCAAAATATGCCGACGGCACCAAATTATATTCTAGGCCCTGGCGATCAAATAGAACTTGTTTTATATGGTGTGCAACAGTTTAATCACACAAGTTATATATCTAAAAATGGAACCGTCAATATTCCGAATGTAGGAGATATTTTTATTAGCGGACTGACTTTTGAAGCCGCGAAATCTAAATTAAAAAAACAAATTAGCGGTATATATAGTACGCTTTCTTCAAATAGCAGTAAATTATCTGTCAGTGTTGCTAATTACAGAACCATATTAGTAACTATTATTGGTGCACAACAATCGGGAAATTATAGATTAAGCGCTATGAGCACAGTTTATAACGCTTTACATGTAGCGGGAGGGCCAAACGAAATTGGAAGTTATAGAAAAATTGAATTGATAAGAAATAATAAAGTTATTCGTCAAATCGATTTGTATCAATTTTTAACTAAGGGCAATCAAAGTGATAATATTTCATTAGAGGACAATGATATTGTACGTATTCCAAGTTATGATGCACGTGTTGTATTAGAAGGTGAAATAAAACATCCCGGTATTTATGAATTGTTAGGAGGAGAAAGTTTACAACAAATTATTTCCTATGCTTCTGGTTTTACTGAAAATGCTTATAAAAACAGAATCTTGGTAAAACAGAAGACAGCATCTGAATTAAAGGTTACAGATTTAAATGAACTTACTTTTGCAGGATATATACCAAAATCGGGAGATGTTATTAATATAGATAAAATTTTAGACCGCTATGAAAATAGGGTGCAAATAAAAGGAGCTGTATATAGACCGGGTGTATATAGTTTACTGCCAAATCAAATTTTAACAGTAAAAAAATTAATCGAAAAAGCTGATGGATTGAAAGAAAATGTTTATTTACAAAAAGCCTCTATAGTTAGACAAAAAGAAGATTTAACAAAAGAATACATTAGCATCAATTTACAAGCAGCTATAAATGAAAAACCAGAAGCTAATTTAGCATTACAAAAAGAAGATGTATTACTTATTTTTTACAACCAAGAATTATTAGATTCTTACAAAATAAGCATTGATGGTGAAGTTCGTTCCCCAGGAAGTTATGCACATGCAGCAGGAATGTCGTTATATGATTTATTATTAGAAGCTGAATATTTTACAGATAAAGCAGCAAGTAAAATTACCATTTACAGAAATAAAAAAGACCCAAATTTTAATCCAAATGATTTAGAAAAAATCGTTTCTTTTGATTTAAATGTTGACCCTAAAAATCCTGAAGTTGCAGAAAAATTTTTATTAGAGCCACTAGACCACGTTGTAGTAAGGCGTATTGTTACTTATGAAACGCCACAAATGGTTAATTTTTCAGGGGAAATCTTATATCCAGGAAATTATGCTATTACTAAAAAAGAAGAGCATTTTCTTGAATTTTTAAATCGAACTGGTGGACTAACAGATGAAGCAGATAGTCGCGCTATAAAAATTACTCGAAATGGATTAAATATTCCTATTGATTGGGAAGGTATATCTAGAAAGCCTAAAAGTTCTATTAATCTAATTTTAGAACCGGGTGATTTAGTGACAGTACCGAAGAAAAAACAAACAGTTATTGTATCTGGTAATGTAATGTTTGACACAGAAGTTCCTTATAAAAAAGGGAAAAGTTTAAAATATTATTTAAAAAATGCAGGGGGCACTTCAGACAAAGGTTGGTTAAAAAAAGTATACGTAGTTCATGCTAATGGGTCCGCAAGTTCAAGTAGTTCTTTTTTAGGATTTAGAAGTTATCCAAAAATTCTTCCTGGAAGCAAAATAATTGTTCCAGAAAAACCAGAGAAAAGCAAAATGACAACAGGGGAAATAATTGGAATTTCAAGTATCTTAACTAGTTTAGCTGGAATATTATTAGCGGTTTTCAAATAA